DNA from Xanthomonas hyacinthi:
CCAGTCGCGCGGCCCACCAGGCCGCCAAGGGGCGACAGTCTAGCGCGCCGCCGGAAATCGCGCCGCAATGCGGCCGAACCGGCCGCAGCGCCAAGCGCATCGCCGCACTGCAGCAATGTGCCGGGGTTCAATCGCCGACGGATACGGGCCCTCAGGCCTGGTCCAGCGCCTGCCGCAGCGGCGCCAGGAAGGCCAGCGCGCGCGCGCGCACCGCCTGCACGGTCGCGGCCTCGGCCAGCGCCGCGACCAGCGCGCTGCCGACCACCACCCCGTCGGCATCCACCGCCATGGCCTTGGCGCTGGCGGCGTCCTTGATCCCGAAGCCCGCCACCACCGGCACGGTCGAACGCGCGCGCAGCTGGCGCAGGCGGTCGCCGGCGGCGCGGGTGTCGAGGTGGTCGGCACCGGTGACGCCAGCGAAGCTGACGTAGTACAGGTAGCCGCGCGCCGCATCGCACAACACGCCGATGCGGGCGTCGCTGGTGGTCGGCGAGGCCAGCACGATCAGGTCCAGGCCGGCCGCAGCGAAGATCGCCAGGGTTTCGGCCGACTCTTCCGGCGGCAGGTCGACCAGCAGCACGCCGTCCACGCCGGCCGCCACCGCCTCCTCGGCGAAGCGCGCGGTGCCGTGGATCTCGACCGGATTGAGGTAGCCCATCAGCACCACCGGCGTGGCCGCGTCGTCGCGGCGGAACGCGCTGACCGTCTCCAGCACGTAGGCCAGGCCGGCGCCGCGCGCCAGCGCACGCTCGGAGCTGCGCTGGATGGTGGGACCGTCGGCCATCGGGTCGGAGAACGGCACGCCGAGCTCGATCACGTCGGCGCCGGCCTCGACCAGCGCATGCATTGCCGGCACCGTCGCCTGCAGCGACGGATCGCCGGCGGTGACGAACGGGATCAGCGCCTTGCGCCCGGCCTGGCGCAGCGCGTCGAAACGTGCGGCGATGCGGTTCGCGGCGCGGCTCATGCGCAGCCCTCCGCCAGTTGCACGGCGTCCCAGCTTCCCCAGTACATCGCTGTCACGTTGCCTTCTCCGGTTTCGTAGCGGACCGCGAGCCCGTGTTGCGGGTCGCGCCAAGTCAGATAAAGATCTTTGCCGTCGCCACCACGTTCGCTCACAGCACCATCCCTTCGCGCGCGGCGATGGTGTGCACGTCCTTGTCGCCGCGGCCGGACAGGTTGCACAGCACCAGCGCGTCCCTGGGCAGCTCGCGCGCCAGCTTGATCGACTGCGCCACCGCATGGCTGGATTCCAGCGCGGCGAGGATGCCCTCGGCATGCGCCAGCAGGTGGAACGCGGCCAGCGCTTCGTCGTCGGTGATGCCCTGGTAGACCGCGCGGCCGCTGTCGGACAGGAACGCGTGCTCGGGGCCGACGCCCGGGTAGTCCAGGCCGGCGGACACCGAATGGGTCTCGATGATCTGGCCATCGTCGTCGCAGATCACGTAGGTGCGGTTGCCGTGCAGCACGCCAGGGCGGCCGGCGGCGATGGAGGCGGCGTGGCGGCCCGTGGCGATGCCGTCGCCGGCGGCTTCGGCGCCGTAGATCTTCACCCCCGGATCGTTGAGGAAGGCGTGGAACAGGCCGATGGCGTTGCTGCCGCCGCCGACGCAGGCGCTGATCGCGTCCGGCAGGCGGCCGTAGTCCTCGAGCATCTGCGCGCGCGCCTCGCGGCCGACGATGGCGTTGAAGTCGCGCACCATGCGCGGATACGGATCCGGGCCGGCGACGGTGCCGATGATGTAGAAGGTGTCGCGCACGTTGGTCACCCAGTCGCGCATCGCCTCGTTCAGCGCGTCCTTGAGCGTGGCCGAGCCGGAGCTCACCGGCACCACCCTGGCGCCCAGCAGCTGCATCCGGTAGACGTTGATCTTCTGCCGTTCGATGTCGGTGGCGCCCATGTACACCACGCATTCCAGGCCCAGCCGCGCGGCCACGGTGGCGCTGGCCACGCCGTGCTGGCCGGCGCCGGTCTCGGCGATGATGCGGGTCTTGCCCATGCGGCTGGCCAGCAGCGCCTGGCCGATGGTGTTGTTGATCTTGTGCGCGCCGGTGTGGTTCAGGTCCTCGCGCTTGAGCAGGATCTGCGCGCCGCCGACTTCGCGGCTGAGCCGCTCGGCGTGGTAGATCGGGCTGGGCCGGCCGACGTAGTGCTTCAGGTCCTTGTCGTACTCGGCGATGAAGGCCGGGTCCTGGCGCGCGGCGTCGTAGGCCGCGGCCAGCTCCTGCAGCGGCCCGATCAGGGTCTCGGCGACGAAGCGGCCGCCGTAGCGGCCGAAGTGGCCGTTGGCGTCGGGATAGGCGTGGAAGTCGCTGATGGGGACGGAGGACATGGCGATCACGGCAAGTAGGACAGGCCTGCACTTTAGCGCACGCGTCGCCCGACAAAAACCGATAAAGTCTGCGCATATCCGTCAGGAAATCTCACATGTCCAGCCTGCGCCGCCTGCCCTCGCTGAACGCCTTGCGCGCGTTCGAGGCCGCCGCGCGGCTG
Protein-coding regions in this window:
- the trpA gene encoding tryptophan synthase subunit alpha, which gives rise to MSRAANRIAARFDALRQAGRKALIPFVTAGDPSLQATVPAMHALVEAGADVIELGVPFSDPMADGPTIQRSSERALARGAGLAYVLETVSAFRRDDAATPVVLMGYLNPVEIHGTARFAEEAVAAGVDGVLLVDLPPEESAETLAIFAAAGLDLIVLASPTTSDARIGVLCDAARGYLYYVSFAGVTGADHLDTRAAGDRLRQLRARSTVPVVAGFGIKDAASAKAMAVDADGVVVGSALVAALAEAATVQAVRARALAFLAPLRQALDQA
- the trpB gene encoding tryptophan synthase subunit beta, giving the protein MSSVPISDFHAYPDANGHFGRYGGRFVAETLIGPLQELAAAYDAARQDPAFIAEYDKDLKHYVGRPSPIYHAERLSREVGGAQILLKREDLNHTGAHKINNTIGQALLASRMGKTRIIAETGAGQHGVASATVAARLGLECVVYMGATDIERQKINVYRMQLLGARVVPVSSGSATLKDALNEAMRDWVTNVRDTFYIIGTVAGPDPYPRMVRDFNAIVGREARAQMLEDYGRLPDAISACVGGGSNAIGLFHAFLNDPGVKIYGAEAAGDGIATGRHAASIAAGRPGVLHGNRTYVICDDDGQIIETHSVSAGLDYPGVGPEHAFLSDSGRAVYQGITDDEALAAFHLLAHAEGILAALESSHAVAQSIKLARELPRDALVLCNLSGRGDKDVHTIAAREGMVL